Proteins encoded by one window of Cervus canadensis isolate Bull #8, Minnesota chromosome 18, ASM1932006v1, whole genome shotgun sequence:
- the ZNF233 gene encoding LOW QUALITY PROTEIN: zinc finger protein 233 (The sequence of the model RefSeq protein was modified relative to this genomic sequence to represent the inferred CDS: inserted 11 bases in 6 codons; deleted 1 base in 1 codon; substituted 5 bases at 5 genomic stop codons), with protein sequence MHPVSSERRQSFKDVAVTFTKEALGLLDLAQRKLYHEVMLENFWNLVSMGYQPFTLDIILQLGREEQLWVMEPDTRGDECSGHRNQNEIETLQEVELRHLLHEGLMCGQIWEQTQINXNQDSIIGLQGKKSRLLKQVDSSCWVRAGESAEVAEDENCVGKLQGESFNSVSNQELQIQTSXDFWRKMDLREXQNYXSRYQQIDIKNKLWPCDHCIMRMIXHHHGDQEIHKSKMAFGNNNCGKDFVRNTSQHSIIHSEGQISGENGKGINLGSDLELQQQLQVGEEPHVXSEYGKGLGQSSHMQTHQRANPGEKAYRCLVCADCFNQNSSLPADEPIHPRVDLYRCGRYRKGFSHVLDLNSCCVDNTEEKSWKCELCGKGFNKISQLQAHQTAYPEDKTSKWKTCDRMFSQCSGPLQKVHTGEKPYKCEVCGKDFSKALYLQAHXRIHTREKPYKCDVCDKNFSWNFHLXAHQRVHTGEKPXKCDMCGKDFSXISHLQAHQRVHIREKPYRCDTCGKGFSQSSHIQDHQWVHTREKPYMCDVCGNGFSWNSHLQAHQRVHTGEKPYKCEECGKGFIWNXCLHIHLSIHTGEKPCKCSMCGKSFSQNSHLHWRVHTGEKPYRCFDCGKGFSKSSCLQVHQRVHSSDQSSTHDK encoded by the exons GAGGCAGTCCTTCAAGGACGTGGCTGTGACCTTCACCAAGGAGGCGCTGGGACTGCTAGACTTGGCTCAGAGGAAGCTGTACCATGAAGTGATGCTGGAGAACTTCTGGAACTTGGTCTCCATGG GATATCAACCCTTCACATTAGATATAATACTCCAGTTGGGGCGAGAAGAGCAGCTTTGGGTGATGGAGCCAGACACCCGCGGAGACGAGTGTTC AGGACACAGGAatcaaaatgaaatagagactctTCAAGAAGTAGAACTAAGACACCTTTTGCATGAAGGCCTTATGTGTGGGCAGATATGGgaacaaacacaaataaa taaCCAGGACTCAATAATAGGTCTGCAAGGCAAGAAGTCCAGATTGCTAAAACAAGTTGATTCCTCCTGTTGGGTGCGGGCAGGAGAATCTGCTGAGGTTGCTGAAGATGAGAACTGTGTGGGAAAGCTTCAAGGGGAGAGTTTTAATAGTGTCAGCAATCAAGAGCTTCAAATTCAGACCTCCTGAGATTTCTGGAGGAAAATGGATCTGAGAGA TCAGAATTATTAGAGTAGGTATCAGCAAattgacataaaaaataaactgtggCCATGTGATCATTGCATCATGAGAATGAT TCATCATCATGGTGATCAGGAAATACACAAAAGCAAGATGGCATTTGGCAACAATAATTGTGGAAAAGACTTTGTGAGGAACACATCCCAGCATAGCATCATCCACTCAGAAGGTCAGATCTCTGGTGAGAATGGAAAAGGCATCAACCTTGGCTCTGATCTTGAACTTCAGCAGCAGCTGCAAGTAGGAGAGGAACCCCATGT TAGTGAGTATGGGAAGGGCTTGGGTCAGAGCTCACATATGCAAACCCACCAGAGAGCCAACCCAGGGGAGAAAGCTTACAGATGTCTA GTGTGTGCTGACTGCTTCAATCAGAACTCCTCCCTTCCTGCTGATGAGCCCATTCACCCCAGGGTGGATCTGTATAGATGTGGCAGGTATAGGAAGGGATTCAGTCATGTCTTAGACCTCAACAGTTGCTGTGTGGACAACACTGAAGAGAAATCTTGGAAATGTGAACTGTGTGGTAAAGGCTTCAATAAGATATCACAACTTCAAGCCCATCAAACAGCCTATCCTGAAGACAAAACATCCAAATGGAAGACATGTGACAGGATGTTCAGCCAGTGTTCTGGTCCTCTTCAGAaagttcacactggagagaagccatatAAATGTGAGGTATGTGGGAAAGACTTCAGTAAGGCCTTATACCTTCAAGCCCA CAGAATCCATACCAGGGAGAAGCCCTACAAATGTGATGTATGTGATAAGAACTTCAGCTGGAATTTCCATCTTTAGGCCCATCAGAGAGtgcacacaggagagaaac taAAATGTGATATGTGTGGCAAGGACTTCAGTTAGATTTCCCATCTTCAGGCCCATCAGAGAGTCCACATAAGGGAGAAACCCTACAGATGTGATACGTGTGGGAAAGGCTTCAGTCAGAGCTCACATATTCAAGACCACCAGTGGGTCCACACCCGAGAGAAACCCTACATGTGCGATGTGTGTGGGAATGGTTTCAGTTGGAACTCGCATCTTCAAGCCCATCAGAGAGTCCATACAGGGGAGAAACCCTACAAATGTGAAGAATGTGGGAAAGGCTTCATCTGGAACTGATGCCTTCACATTCATCTGAGTatccacacaggagagaaaccctgTAAGTGCAGCATGTGTGGGAAGAGCTTCAGTCAGAACTCCCATCTTCATTGGAGGGTccatacaggagagaaaccctacAGATGTTTTGACTGTGGTAAGGGCTTTAGCAAGAGTTCTTGTCTTCAGGTTCATCAGAGAGTCCATAGTAGTGATCAGTCCAGTACACATGACAAGTGA